In one window of Spartinivicinus marinus DNA:
- a CDS encoding DUF6638 family protein, whose protein sequence is MKLDSVPEKLLYGDLMEVTSPHLINRYNSALTLLTGKTTQLTAFHIDCSGYSPEVAMELKEPDYLDDAGANPKFILLSIAQRDLPSLSEYFSSTSDCLKRFINDNHLALFTLTALDAIYGEIDNKLYRIQSIDDIINVDEVQFQIDTPKQLISKALNLQQMIEQLLNEDNQRWLDDDYLQTIIQLGKTVGNVQLNKIVPDTLNYQQNNYYTSHMGGIYVFKDTRPKPTLITIDPQFPKDQLPNDCKHIHGHEYQKVSQFLIKYGLIEPLQKRKLQQKVDQLRFKKHQVIIDHLISIGQYCDKRLTEFQLKQFINQNFEDLPESFHKLHDLVAAIERQERTIPNKDELMFHTCQVANSPRAQQSYRTINHLLSHYTPYNYLRLYVFNRPRFNLEFSQWPEAKQQYVMDYLQQHQAMIEATTKAEQKGS, encoded by the coding sequence ATGAAATTGGATAGCGTACCAGAAAAATTGCTCTATGGTGACTTAATGGAAGTCACCAGCCCGCATTTAATCAACCGTTACAATAGTGCACTTACGCTATTAACAGGCAAGACTACCCAACTAACAGCATTTCACATCGACTGTAGTGGTTATTCACCAGAAGTGGCAATGGAGCTAAAGGAACCTGACTATCTTGATGATGCAGGAGCCAACCCCAAATTTATTTTATTATCGATAGCGCAACGAGATTTACCTTCTCTCAGTGAGTACTTCTCGTCTACCAGTGATTGTCTAAAACGGTTTATCAATGATAATCACCTAGCATTATTTACTTTAACAGCCTTAGATGCTATCTACGGTGAAATAGACAACAAGTTATATCGTATACAATCAATAGACGATATTATCAATGTTGATGAGGTGCAATTTCAAATTGACACCCCTAAACAGCTTATTTCTAAGGCGCTCAATTTACAGCAAATGATCGAGCAGCTATTAAACGAAGATAATCAACGTTGGTTAGATGATGATTATCTGCAAACCATTATTCAGTTAGGTAAAACTGTAGGTAATGTGCAACTGAATAAAATCGTTCCTGATACGCTCAACTACCAACAAAATAATTACTATACCTCTCATATGGGTGGGATTTACGTTTTTAAGGATACTCGCCCCAAACCCACCTTAATAACCATAGACCCACAATTTCCAAAAGATCAGTTACCTAACGATTGTAAGCACATTCATGGCCATGAATATCAAAAAGTTTCTCAGTTTTTAATTAAATATGGCTTAATAGAACCACTACAGAAAAGAAAACTGCAACAAAAGGTAGACCAACTTCGTTTTAAAAAACATCAGGTGATTATTGACCACTTAATTTCTATCGGCCAGTATTGCGACAAGCGACTCACTGAATTTCAGTTAAAGCAATTTATTAATCAAAATTTTGAAGACTTACCAGAAAGCTTTCATAAACTGCATGATTTAGTCGCCGCTATTGAACGACAGGAAAGGACTATTCCAAATAAAGACGAGTTAATGTTTCATACTTGCCAGGTTGCCAATAGCCCTAGAGCACAGCAATCTTACCGCACTATCAATCATCTGTTGAGCCATTACACGCCTTATAATTACTTACGGCTATATGTGTTTAATCGGCCCCGCTTTAACTT
- a CDS encoding ATP-binding protein, giving the protein MDSKQLVEISEQHIKKHSQNVYGTLVEFQHRYKPQQTDQSSRLRRNTLPGTSATGFVEQTQTIKLVDRISKITPDHPLLTDQQHHLVTVFHRGLAIATALIDEFSKLTGLKQLQEDNARGTLDSSLQQKFKSLLQTSAFIGLHAFAEFIEFKYTQAPKRVSYPELILDIQLTSPLASVKHCLAQYYQLIDQYVKTDDDLIGYSVFFADTLLDELARFRSSLANVDNFQAYHFHVVADDFNVNGLERQQQRQKSQALTMTFKKPEEVVGNAIAKFQAQKLAKMLACYDFKQQQNPFAELGGFIFTFMGDGKPGTGKTTLIQMIAGLLHQYCEVAGYPFYYENFGPDNIDSYQGKSGQNAKQFIRNITNPQVISFGTIDDIDQVAGKRGDKQSSAGQQEVTAVLMESFAGSGTRVLGNCSFGLFSNYPENVDDALRQRASARFLIDGPQTKADYIDILALLLGNNHTIPTGDVELFASQQIQQLIQSNYEQHNLPQEEKLLDVYQQTIKQLGCLDSLEKLGHYLKNIQQADERFTGRAIKNITDAVKVRSMDFDMPDEWFSEPELFLHKPYDEKLQMIKSLQQPITAEMVLQEINRYADSEFRYAASSDEAYISDRVRQLTLEQQVQQQFANQSLSPVNK; this is encoded by the coding sequence ATGGATAGTAAACAATTAGTCGAAATTAGCGAACAACATATTAAAAAACACAGCCAGAATGTATACGGCACTTTGGTTGAATTTCAACACCGGTATAAACCTCAACAAACAGATCAGTCATCACGATTAAGACGTAATACCTTGCCAGGTACGTCAGCGACAGGCTTTGTTGAACAAACCCAGACTATCAAGCTGGTTGATCGAATTAGCAAGATCACCCCCGATCACCCCTTGCTTACTGACCAGCAACACCACTTAGTGACTGTATTCCATCGCGGCCTAGCCATTGCCACAGCGTTGATTGATGAGTTCAGCAAATTAACTGGGTTGAAGCAGCTCCAGGAAGACAACGCGCGTGGTACATTAGACAGCAGTTTACAACAAAAATTTAAATCCCTATTACAAACCAGCGCTTTTATTGGCTTGCACGCTTTTGCTGAATTTATTGAGTTTAAATATACCCAAGCGCCTAAGCGGGTCAGTTACCCAGAGCTTATCTTGGATATTCAACTCACCTCCCCCTTAGCCTCGGTTAAACATTGTTTAGCTCAGTACTATCAGTTAATTGACCAGTATGTAAAAACCGATGATGATCTGATCGGCTACAGTGTATTTTTTGCAGACACCCTGCTGGATGAACTTGCCCGCTTCAGAAGCAGCTTAGCCAATGTTGATAATTTTCAAGCCTATCACTTTCATGTTGTAGCCGATGATTTTAATGTTAATGGTTTAGAACGTCAGCAACAAAGACAGAAAAGCCAAGCACTGACCATGACCTTTAAAAAGCCTGAAGAGGTGGTTGGTAACGCAATTGCCAAGTTTCAAGCGCAAAAACTCGCCAAAATGCTGGCTTGCTATGATTTTAAACAACAACAAAATCCCTTTGCAGAATTAGGTGGATTTATCTTTACTTTTATGGGTGATGGAAAACCAGGCACCGGTAAAACCACTCTAATTCAAATGATTGCTGGATTACTCCACCAATATTGCGAAGTAGCAGGATATCCTTTTTATTATGAAAACTTTGGTCCTGACAATATTGACTCCTACCAAGGAAAGTCCGGCCAAAATGCCAAACAATTTATTCGTAATATCACCAACCCTCAAGTCATCAGTTTTGGTACCATTGACGATATAGACCAAGTAGCTGGTAAACGGGGTGATAAGCAAAGTTCTGCGGGTCAACAGGAAGTAACTGCGGTATTAATGGAGTCGTTTGCCGGTTCTGGTACCCGAGTATTAGGCAATTGCAGTTTTGGGCTATTTTCTAACTATCCAGAGAATGTTGATGATGCTTTACGCCAACGTGCCAGTGCTCGATTTTTAATTGATGGCCCACAAACCAAGGCAGATTATATTGATATCCTCGCTTTATTGTTAGGTAATAATCATACCATTCCGACTGGTGATGTTGAGCTATTCGCCAGCCAACAAATACAGCAGTTGATTCAATCTAACTACGAACAACATAACTTGCCCCAAGAAGAAAAACTGCTGGATGTTTATCAGCAAACCATTAAACAGCTTGGCTGCCTAGACTCATTAGAAAAACTTGGCCACTACTTAAAAAACATCCAACAAGCCGATGAGCGTTTCACCGGTCGGGCTATTAAAAACATTACTGATGCTGTCAAAGTACGCAGCATGGATTTTGATATGCCTGATGAGTGGTTTAGTGAGCCTGAATTATTTCTGCATAAACCCTATGATGAAAAACTACAAATGATTAAGTCCTTGCAGCAACCAATTACCGCTGAGATGGTTCTGCAGGAAATCAATCGCTATGCCGACTCTGAGTTTCGCTACGCCGCCTCATCTGATGAAGCATACATCAGCGACCGGGTGAGACAACTGACGTTAGAACAGCAAGTTCAACAGCAGTTTGCCAATCAATCACTCTCTCCCGTTAATAAGTAA
- a CDS encoding response regulator transcription factor: MAKHYQIFIHDNHPLFRAELIRVIKSQLTQTTLYEVDNPLLWLSKIKRLPGNKLLLLDILADGGYGLAHIYYLKRYSPQIKIIAMTPTNNADSTAAKAYWLGANGIFPKKSGATQLIQLMHNIKNHGPTPNYNQQITPEEREQLSFICDRLKLLSIQQYKVLILLTAGKVNKQIAQVLGVAEATVKAHLTSIFKKLGVRNRTQAIITMKILQSYLINRPSFQTA; the protein is encoded by the coding sequence ATGGCTAAACATTACCAGATATTTATTCATGATAACCACCCATTATTCCGAGCTGAACTTATTCGCGTCATCAAGTCACAACTGACCCAAACAACCTTATATGAAGTTGATAATCCATTACTATGGCTTAGTAAAATTAAGCGTTTGCCAGGCAATAAGCTACTGTTATTGGATATCTTAGCCGATGGAGGCTATGGGCTAGCTCATATTTATTACCTGAAACGCTATTCTCCACAAATAAAAATTATTGCTATGACCCCGACCAATAATGCCGATTCAACGGCAGCAAAAGCCTACTGGTTAGGCGCTAATGGTATTTTCCCAAAAAAATCAGGGGCAACCCAGCTCATCCAACTTATGCATAATATTAAAAACCATGGGCCCACCCCTAACTATAATCAACAAATTACGCCAGAAGAACGAGAACAACTCAGCTTTATTTGTGATCGGCTAAAATTGTTGTCTATCCAACAGTACAAAGTGCTGATATTACTCACTGCAGGCAAAGTTAACAAACAAATAGCGCAAGTACTTGGTGTTGCAGAAGCGACAGTTAAAGCCCATCTAACCAGTATTTTCAAAAAATTAGGTGTACGAAATCGCACTCAAGCAATCATTACAATGAAGATATTACAAAGCTATTTGATCAATAGGCCTTCATTTCAAACTGCTTAA
- the rnz gene encoding ribonuclease Z codes for MKITFLGTSAGIPTKQRNVTAIAVQPHQQADWWLVDCGEGTQHQLLHTSLSLSRLTTIFITHLHGDHCYGLPGLLATRALQGGSQNIPLTLIGPAGIKALIEGICHHTQLYLNYPLTIIEVNSIPTTLTIDQHQIDVVPMEHNITSYGYLISPPDIPGHLDAAKAKALGIPPGPIYQQLKQGKQVILEDGREIDGSDLLSPTTPAPKVLIAGDNANPQQLLPWLKSVSLLIHESTLTEPELLRLATTIHHSTAAAVAKVANQAKLANLILTHFSARYRDSSNQGKLTINDIRQEASKHFHGQLFLAEDWQQYTLTTEGKLLLTQLIQKPNNTPAINC; via the coding sequence ATGAAAATCACTTTTTTAGGCACCTCAGCCGGAATTCCCACCAAGCAGCGAAATGTAACAGCTATTGCTGTACAACCACATCAGCAAGCAGACTGGTGGCTAGTGGACTGTGGGGAAGGCACCCAGCACCAATTGTTGCATACCTCACTTAGTCTGAGCCGATTGACAACGATTTTTATCACCCATTTACATGGCGATCATTGCTATGGTTTACCTGGTTTGTTAGCCACACGAGCGTTACAAGGGGGTAGCCAAAATATACCTCTGACACTCATTGGTCCTGCTGGGATAAAAGCATTAATAGAGGGAATCTGCCACCATACCCAGCTATACCTTAACTATCCACTCACTATTATTGAAGTCAACTCAATTCCAACGACATTAACAATCGATCAACATCAAATTGATGTAGTACCCATGGAACATAACATTACCAGCTACGGTTATTTGATTTCTCCGCCCGATATTCCCGGTCATCTTGATGCGGCCAAAGCTAAAGCACTTGGTATCCCTCCTGGACCAATTTATCAACAACTGAAACAAGGCAAACAAGTCATACTTGAGGATGGACGAGAAATTGATGGTAGTGATTTGCTTTCTCCTACAACACCGGCCCCCAAAGTGCTGATTGCTGGGGATAATGCTAATCCACAACAACTATTACCTTGGCTCAAGTCAGTCTCACTATTAATACACGAGTCAACTTTAACCGAACCAGAATTGCTGAGGTTGGCAACCACTATTCATCACTCAACCGCTGCGGCTGTCGCCAAAGTAGCCAATCAAGCTAAATTAGCTAATTTAATTTTAACCCACTTTAGCGCTCGTTATAGAGATTCAAGTAACCAAGGAAAGCTAACGATCAACGATATCCGACAAGAAGCCAGTAAGCACTTTCATGGCCAACTGTTTTTAGCAGAAGACTGGCAACAGTACACTCTCACCACTGAAGGTAAACTACTGTTGACTCAGCTCATTCAAAAACCAAATAACACTCCCGCCATTAACTGCTGA
- a CDS encoding alpha-ketoglutarate-dependent dioxygenase AlkB family protein — MKPLSLALTSPNIISLPLIDAGVWYIPTLFSQALAADYFQQLSSMNHIQWQQTQIKLFGRECYQPRLTAWYGDEQAEYSYSGLQLKPLTWCPVLLDIKRVVEHAIDTSFNSVLLNYYRDGADSMGWHSDDEPELGPRPLIASVSFGAERDFVMRHKHYKSNGLKPVVMTLAAGSCLVMAGTTQQYWQHQVPKRSIKKIPDGRINLTFRSIITP, encoded by the coding sequence ATGAAACCGTTGTCACTTGCTTTAACCAGCCCTAATATTATCTCGCTCCCTCTTATTGATGCCGGTGTGTGGTATATTCCTACGTTATTTTCTCAGGCACTGGCAGCGGACTATTTTCAACAACTGTCGTCAATGAATCATATCCAGTGGCAGCAAACACAAATCAAGCTATTTGGTCGTGAGTGTTATCAGCCTAGATTAACTGCCTGGTATGGAGATGAGCAGGCTGAATATAGTTATTCTGGGTTGCAACTTAAACCGTTAACCTGGTGTCCGGTTTTATTAGACATTAAGCGGGTGGTAGAGCACGCCATTGATACTTCATTTAATAGTGTGCTGTTAAACTACTACCGAGATGGGGCTGACAGCATGGGATGGCATAGTGATGATGAGCCAGAACTAGGTCCACGGCCATTAATTGCTTCCGTTAGCTTTGGTGCTGAGCGTGACTTTGTTATGCGTCATAAGCACTATAAATCCAATGGACTTAAACCCGTGGTGATGACTTTAGCCGCTGGGAGTTGTCTGGTCATGGCGGGAACCACCCAGCAATATTGGCAACACCAAGTACCCAAGCGTTCGATAAAAAAAATCCCTGATGGCAGAATTAATCTGACTTTCAGGTCAATCATCACTCCATAA
- a CDS encoding MBL fold metallo-hydrolase, whose protein sequence is MLKYQIHPVTPFQQNCSLVICEATSKAALIDPGGETERLIAAVAKAGVTLEKVLLTHGHLDHVGATQQIARHFQVPVIGPHIADKFWLDGLPEQSQMFGFPPVEAFTPDQWLQQGDQVTVGEEKLNVLHCPGHTPGHVVFYHQPTALAFVGDVIFADSIGRTDFPQGNHEALIHSITQILFPLGDEVEFIPGHGPNSTFGQEKCTNPFVSGQFG, encoded by the coding sequence ATGTTAAAATACCAAATTCACCCTGTAACACCTTTTCAGCAAAATTGTTCACTGGTTATTTGTGAAGCGACCAGTAAAGCAGCACTTATTGATCCAGGCGGTGAGACAGAACGATTAATTGCCGCTGTAGCAAAAGCTGGCGTCACGCTGGAAAAAGTATTATTAACCCATGGGCATCTGGATCATGTAGGAGCTACTCAACAGATTGCTCGCCATTTTCAAGTACCTGTTATTGGTCCTCATATTGCGGATAAATTTTGGTTAGATGGTTTACCTGAGCAAAGCCAAATGTTTGGTTTTCCACCAGTGGAAGCATTTACCCCTGACCAGTGGTTACAGCAGGGTGATCAAGTAACAGTGGGGGAAGAAAAACTGAATGTACTGCATTGCCCCGGTCATACGCCTGGGCATGTCGTGTTTTATCACCAGCCTACGGCGCTAGCCTTTGTCGGCGATGTTATTTTTGCTGACTCGATTGGCCGAACTGACTTTCCTCAAGGCAATCATGAAGCATTGATTCACTCTATAACACAAATATTATTTCCACTGGGTGATGAGGTGGAGTTTATTCCTGGTCATGGTCCTAATTCAACATTTGGTCAGGAAAAATGCACGAATCCATTTGTTAGTGGACAATTTGGTTAG
- a CDS encoding methyl-accepting chemotaxis protein → MKSIRMKLTLIIMSVTLIPLIVLASILGFQSYQSARHALEVQAHGQLVSIREIKKQQIERYFGTIRNQVLSFANDRMIIDAMAEFKTAFANYRSEVGELEINKLKSELKQYYDGDYNNQYASRNSGTKKEIGSLFNQLDDDSIALQHAFIKANPNPLGEKDSLIKLDGNTNYATAHAKYHPHIREFLQRFEYYDIFLVDSETGDIVYSVFKELDYTTSLKSGPYANSGIGEAFKGVVNTSDRKVHLTDFASYTPSYEDPASFIATSIYDQGKKLGVLIFQMPIDRINLIMTHEKHWKETGLGNSGETYLVGADYTMRSMSRFLIEDAKGYEAALVAAKIDRKIIDTILSKGTTIGLQPVKTVGTQAAIAGKKDFQIFPDYRNVPVLSAYSPLAIEGLNWAIMSEIDEEEAFEQADELQVFITQVSIGVVVVFFILAYLLSMVVSKLFTYPITKLEDNILSIQQDADLTKQIKLDVKDEVGRIASAINGMLSKFNHTVKHITDAVVDLQQSANKMASLSASTADGVMQQQSESQQVATASTEMNATAQTVASNAASAAQSTDRANLLSEEGIQIANETNVSSEALVKEVSETASTMERVEADSDKVGSVLDVIRSIAEQTNLLALNAAIEAARAGEQGRGFAVVADEVRTLAQRTQDATQEIQQMIESLQTGSREAVAMMNRSVERATGNKSQVERLSEALSEISNSVSEINEMNTQMAAAAEEQQMVADGINSSIVRINDISSSTASDAQSSLDTGQHVERLAKRLESLVSEFKV, encoded by the coding sequence ATGAAAAGTATTCGCATGAAATTAACACTCATAATCATGAGTGTTACTTTAATTCCCCTCATCGTGTTAGCCTCTATATTAGGTTTTCAAAGTTATCAGTCTGCGCGTCATGCATTGGAGGTCCAGGCTCACGGGCAATTGGTTTCTATTAGGGAAATAAAGAAACAACAGATTGAACGGTATTTTGGTACCATCCGTAATCAAGTGCTGAGTTTTGCTAATGATCGGATGATTATTGATGCAATGGCGGAGTTTAAAACGGCCTTTGCCAATTACCGTAGTGAGGTTGGAGAGTTAGAGATTAATAAACTTAAATCTGAACTCAAGCAGTATTATGATGGTGACTATAATAACCAATATGCAAGCCGAAATAGTGGTACAAAAAAAGAAATTGGCAGTTTATTTAATCAATTAGATGATGATTCTATAGCATTACAACATGCTTTTATTAAAGCAAATCCAAACCCCCTAGGCGAGAAGGATAGCTTGATTAAGCTGGATGGAAATACTAACTATGCAACAGCTCATGCTAAATACCATCCTCATATTCGTGAATTTCTCCAGCGTTTTGAATATTACGATATTTTTTTAGTAGACTCAGAGACAGGCGATATTGTTTATTCTGTTTTTAAAGAATTAGATTACACCACTTCTCTTAAAAGTGGGCCTTATGCTAATTCAGGTATAGGAGAAGCATTTAAAGGTGTAGTTAATACCAGTGATCGAAAAGTGCATTTAACGGACTTTGCCAGTTATACACCCTCTTATGAAGATCCTGCATCATTTATTGCGACTTCTATTTATGATCAAGGTAAAAAGCTGGGCGTGTTAATTTTTCAGATGCCCATTGATCGCATTAATTTAATTATGACCCATGAAAAACATTGGAAGGAAACAGGATTGGGAAACTCAGGGGAAACCTATTTAGTAGGTGCTGATTATACCATGCGGAGTATGAGTCGGTTTTTAATTGAGGATGCAAAAGGCTATGAAGCTGCGCTGGTCGCGGCAAAAATCGACCGTAAAATTATTGATACTATTTTATCCAAGGGAACAACCATAGGGCTGCAACCGGTAAAAACAGTAGGCACCCAAGCGGCGATTGCTGGCAAAAAAGATTTTCAAATTTTTCCTGATTATCGCAATGTACCTGTATTGTCTGCTTATAGCCCTTTAGCCATAGAGGGGTTGAACTGGGCAATCATGAGTGAAATTGATGAAGAGGAGGCCTTTGAACAGGCCGATGAATTACAGGTTTTTATTACTCAAGTCAGTATTGGTGTGGTAGTGGTGTTTTTTATCCTTGCCTATTTGTTGAGTATGGTGGTTTCTAAATTATTCACTTACCCCATTACTAAGTTAGAAGATAATATTTTATCTATTCAACAAGACGCGGATTTAACCAAACAAATAAAACTGGATGTTAAGGATGAGGTGGGCCGAATTGCCAGTGCTATTAACGGTATGTTGAGTAAGTTTAATCATACGGTAAAACATATTACTGATGCAGTGGTGGACTTGCAGCAGTCGGCTAATAAAATGGCTAGCTTAAGTGCAAGTACTGCTGATGGCGTTATGCAACAGCAGTCTGAATCACAACAAGTGGCAACTGCTTCAACAGAGATGAATGCTACTGCACAAACGGTTGCATCCAATGCGGCTTCAGCAGCGCAATCAACGGATCGGGCAAACTTGTTGAGTGAAGAGGGTATTCAAATTGCCAACGAAACTAACGTGTCTTCTGAAGCACTGGTTAAGGAAGTATCGGAAACAGCCAGTACTATGGAACGAGTAGAGGCAGATAGCGATAAAGTCGGTTCTGTGTTGGATGTGATTCGTAGTATCGCAGAGCAAACCAATCTTCTGGCATTAAATGCGGCTATTGAGGCTGCTCGTGCAGGTGAGCAGGGGCGTGGCTTTGCGGTGGTTGCTGATGAAGTCAGAACCTTAGCCCAGCGTACTCAGGATGCAACCCAAGAAATTCAGCAAATGATAGAAAGTTTACAAACAGGCTCTCGTGAGGCAGTGGCAATGATGAATCGTTCTGTTGAGCGAGCAACAGGCAATAAAAGTCAGGTTGAACGGCTGAGTGAAGCTTTAAGTGAAATTAGTAACTCTGTTTCAGAAATTAATGAAATGAATACTCAAATGGCGGCGGCGGCAGAAGAACAGCAAATGGTAGCCGATGGTATTAATAGCAGTATTGTCCGAATTAATGACATTTCTTCGAGTACTGCAAGTGATGCACAAAGTAGCTTAGATACAGGACAGCATGTAGAGCGATTAGCCAAACGCCTGGAGTCGTTGGTTAGTGAATTTAAAGTGTAA
- a CDS encoding L,D-transpeptidase family protein, giving the protein MQSVSIVCQQVKHINRLIIPIRVWIGRLKSIGRFKAWRRAMTAWWLILLPQLGACLTFPLPENGDDVVGDQRIIRTTYTDTFADLALKEGVGFLALIAANPKVDAWVPGDGTEVVLPTQMILPPGPRKGIVINLAELRLYYYPPNDPVVMVYPIGIGRKGWETPLGKTRITQKKPNPSWRPPESIRQERAMKGEFLPDVIPPGPNNPLGKFALRLGFRGSYLIHGTNLDFGVGMRVSHGCIRLFPDDIEELFYWVDRGAPVRVMHEPYKIGKLNGEFYVEAHEPLSEKKQHHQAAPYRALESWFEVIDEQKATVDQRKILDVLTEQQGMPVKVSADLKTSATKVNHVPPLP; this is encoded by the coding sequence ATGCAAAGCGTAAGCATTGTTTGTCAACAAGTGAAACATATTAATCGCTTGATCATACCAATCAGGGTCTGGATTGGTCGGTTAAAAAGCATTGGGCGCTTCAAAGCCTGGCGGCGAGCTATGACTGCCTGGTGGTTGATACTATTGCCCCAGCTCGGTGCCTGCCTGACTTTTCCTTTACCTGAAAATGGTGATGACGTTGTAGGTGATCAGCGAATTATTAGAACGACTTATACTGATACATTTGCTGATTTAGCCTTAAAAGAAGGAGTGGGCTTTTTAGCATTAATAGCAGCTAATCCTAAAGTGGATGCTTGGGTTCCTGGCGATGGAACGGAAGTCGTGTTACCAACACAAATGATTTTGCCGCCAGGCCCACGTAAAGGAATAGTCATTAACCTGGCAGAACTCCGGCTTTACTATTATCCGCCGAATGATCCAGTCGTGATGGTTTACCCTATTGGAATTGGGCGTAAGGGTTGGGAAACACCACTAGGTAAAACGAGGATTACCCAGAAAAAACCTAACCCCTCCTGGCGACCTCCTGAGTCAATTCGTCAAGAGCGGGCAATGAAAGGAGAGTTTTTGCCTGATGTCATTCCACCAGGCCCGAATAACCCTTTAGGCAAATTTGCTTTGCGATTGGGATTTCGTGGTAGTTATTTAATCCATGGGACCAACTTGGATTTTGGTGTGGGGATGCGGGTAAGCCATGGCTGTATCCGACTGTTTCCTGATGATATTGAAGAGTTATTTTACTGGGTCGACCGAGGTGCGCCTGTTAGGGTGATGCATGAGCCTTATAAAATTGGCAAGCTAAATGGTGAATTTTATGTGGAAGCCCACGAGCCTCTGTCTGAAAAAAAACAGCATCATCAAGCAGCACCCTATCGCGCCTTGGAAAGCTGGTTTGAAGTGATTGATGAGCAAAAGGCAACGGTTGATCAGCGAAAGATTTTAGATGTTCTCACTGAGCAACAAGGTATGCCAGTGAAAGTATCTGCTGACTTAAAGACATCTGCTACAAAAGTAAACCACGTACCACCTCTTCCTTAA
- a CDS encoding NRDE family protein — translation MCTISWLVHNDHYEVFFNRDEQKSRVAALPPQLVNHSPTLSLMPIDPVGGGSWLATTEYGQVIALLNLYQADIGEISSEQQSRGLLVHQLASFTNWQAQQLWLRQLDYNLYRPFSLFIFTPTWHSNKQLKQLLVHQFDWDNQTLQQQQPKQPFFSSSSVATQAVLANRHACYKALGYASGTPTPIQSKSSPLTTRDLLQLHRSHQPSASAYSICMHREDAQTVSFSHIKINQQQTEFDYYPDSPCQPHEPQRFQLKCQVADIPNA, via the coding sequence ATGTGCACAATAAGTTGGCTAGTTCATAACGACCACTACGAAGTTTTTTTTAATCGAGACGAACAAAAAAGTCGTGTTGCCGCACTGCCCCCTCAGCTCGTTAATCACTCCCCCACCCTTAGCTTAATGCCCATTGATCCTGTAGGAGGGGGTAGCTGGCTAGCAACAACGGAGTATGGACAAGTTATCGCACTACTCAACCTCTATCAGGCAGATATAGGGGAAATATCATCAGAACAGCAAAGCCGTGGCCTGTTGGTTCATCAATTAGCCAGCTTTACTAATTGGCAAGCACAACAACTCTGGTTAAGGCAACTTGATTACAATTTATATCGCCCTTTTAGCTTATTTATTTTTACTCCTACCTGGCACAGTAACAAGCAACTAAAACAACTGCTAGTTCATCAGTTCGACTGGGATAACCAAACCCTTCAGCAACAGCAGCCTAAACAACCCTTTTTTAGTTCGTCTTCCGTTGCCACCCAAGCCGTTTTAGCTAACCGCCATGCTTGCTATAAAGCACTAGGGTATGCTTCAGGCACCCCAACTCCTATTCAAAGTAAGTCATCCCCATTAACCACTAGAGATTTATTACAATTACACCGGAGTCATCAACCCAGCGCATCGGCCTATTCCATTTGTATGCATCGAGAAGATGCCCAAACCGTTAGTTTTAGCCATATCAAAATCAATCAGCAGCAAACTGAGTTTGACTATTACCCTGATTCTCCCTGCCAACCCCATGAGCCGCAACGATTTCAACTAAAATGCCAGGTTGCTGATATTCCCAATGCGTAA